The Anaerolineales bacterium region CGCCGCATTCTCAAAGAATTCAAGCCGGATGTCTTGTTCTTCACCGGCGGATATGTTGCGGTTCCGGTCGCTGTGGCTGGCTATTCGATCCCGACCTTGCTGTTCGTGCCGGATATCGAGCCGGGGCTGGCGTTGAAATCGTTGACCCGTTTTGCGAATGAGATCGCGGTGATCACCAGCCAATCGCAGAAATACTTCCGCAAAAAAGTGCGTGAGACGGGATACCCGATCCGTCCGGACCTGGCGCTGTGGGACCGTGAGACAGCGACTCGCCACCTCGGCATCTCCGGCGGATTCCCGGTCCTGTTGGTGTTCGGCGGAAGCCAAGGAGCGCGCTCGATCAACCTCGCGGCGCTCAACAACCTACGCGACCTGCTTGCCAAGTTCGAGATCGTTCATCTTACCGGCGACGCCGATTGGACTTATGTGAAACACATGCGCGAACAACTGCCGATGGAACTTGCCGCTCGCTATCACGTGCTCCCGTATTTGCACGAGATGGGCGCGGCGCTCGCCGCCGCTGATTTGGTCGTTTCTCGCGCGGGCGCGTCCGTGTTGGGAGAATTTCCGTTGTTCGGTTTGCCCGCCGTGCTGGTCCCGTATCCGCACGCATGGCGCTATCAAAAAGTCAACGCTGAGTTTCTTGCGTATCGCGGCGCGGCGGTCATTCTGGAAGACCAGCGCCTGAACAATGAATTGATGATGACCCTGAACGTGTTGCTCGATAACCGTAATAAGATGAAGTCCATGCGTGCGGCAATGTTCGAGTTATCGCACCCGCGCGCGGCGGAGAAGATCGCCAGCATCCTGATGGAGTTGGCAGGAGTGAAAAGCCCATGATGAGTATAGTCGTTGTCTTCTGGATGTATGTTTTCCTGTTCGCCATCATCGGCGGGATGCGCGGCTGGGCAAAGGAATTGTTAGTCACGTTCAGCGCGATCCTTGCATTGGCGATCAGCCACGTTCTGCGCCGGTATGTCCCTTTGGTCTCTGGCATGGATGATAAAGATATCAATCTGTTCTGGGCGCGCATTATCATCCTCGGCGTTCTCGTCTACTTCGGCTATCAGACCGTCGTCAGCGTACAGCACCTCGCTTCGCGCGCCGTACGCGAGCGCGTGCAGGACACATTGATCGGCGTGTTGTTGGGCGGCATCAACGGATATTTCATCTCGGGCAGTGTGCTGTATTACCTGAATGTGGCTGGATACCCATTTCCGAAGTTGATGTCGCCCCCGGCAGAAGCTGGGCTGATCAATACGGTCAACCAGATGATGCTGTATATGCCTCCCGCTTTGTTTGGCGATCCCTATATCTACTTTGCTATCATCATCGCCTTTGTGTTCGTGATCGTTGTGTACATCTAACCAACTATCGAACTAGCCAACTACCAAACTATATGACACATGTCCATTTCATCGGCATTGGGGGCAGCGGACTTTCCGCCATCGCTCGCCTCCTCTTGGAAAGCGGGTACAAGGTGAGTGGTTCTGACCGCGCGCTGACACCGTTCGCCGACGAAGTGCGCAAAGCCGGCGCAACCGTGTACGTAGGTCACCATGCGCGCAACCTTTCGGGAGCCGATTGGGTGGTGCGGTCCTCCGCCATCGGCGACGACAACCCGGAGGTCCGCGCGGCGATGCGTGCGGATATCCCGGTCTACAAGCGCGCGGATTTCCTCGGCGAATTGATGTCCGACAAGACCGGTATCGCTATCGCCGGCACACATGGGAAAACGACCACTACCGCGATGACCGCTTGGGTATTGAGCCAACTCAAGCGAGACCCCTCGTTCATCATTGGCGGCATGGCGAAAAATTTCGGCGTGAACGCGCACGCGGGCAAGGGCAATTTGTTCGTGATCGAAGCCGACGAGTACGACAATATGTTCCTCGGGCTGAAACCGCAGATCGAAGTGGTGACCAGCCTTGAACACGATCATCCTGATTTTTTCCCGAACTTCGAAGCGATGTATCAGTCTTTTGAAACGTTTACGAATTTGCTTCCGCCGGACGGCACGCTGATCGTCTGTGCCGAAGACCCCGGCGCGGCGGCGTTGATCCCTCATGCGCGCAAGACCGGACGGAATGTCGTCGGTTACGGCGTGCAAGGCGAAGCGACGATGAATACGCCGTTGTGGGTGATCGCCCGAGATATCAAGCCGAACCAGCGCGGCGGATTCGATTTCATTGCTTCTTCGAACTTGAAGAACACCGGGCTTAATTCGGCGGAAGTGTCGTTGCAAGTTCCGGGCGAGCATAACGTACGCAACGCGCTGGCGGCGCTGACGGTCGTGGATGTGCTGGGTCTTTCGCGCGATAAAGCCGCGAAAGCGCTGGCGAAGTTTTCCGGCACAAGCCGCCGCTTCGAACTGCGCGGCGAGGCGGATGGGATCAGCATCTTCGACGATTATGCCCATCATCCCACCGAGATCAAAGCCACGCTGGCTGGCGCGCGCGCGCGCTACCCCGAACGACGTATCTGGGCGGTGTGGCAGCCGCACACGTATTCTCGCACACATACGTTGTATCTCGAGTTTTCACGCGCCTTTAAAGATGCGGATGAAGTGATCGTCACCGAAGTCTACGCGGCGCGTGAACCAAAACAGAATTTCACGTCAGCGGAGATCGTCAGCGGGATGCCGCATCACTCGGCGCGGTTCATCGAAACGCTAAACGACGTAACGAAATACCTACTCGAAAACCTGAAACCCGGCGATGTTCTCATTGTGCTTTCCGCTGGTGATGCGGACAAAATCTGTGTAGATGTTCTGAAAGGTTTAAAGGAAAGGAACTCACCATCATGAATAAACGCTTTTGTTTCGATACGGTTCAGCGTCAGCGCTCGCATCCATCCTTGTTTCCGTTGCGGATGATTCTGTTCACTGCGGAATTGGATACCCCTGCGCAGCCGCCCTGCCCGCCGTCTGATCCGGATGAGTTGCTCGCGATTTCTTTGATCGAGAAGATCAGGAATCCTCAGCCGGTATCGTTTGCGGATGTGCGAATCGAATCGCCTCAACCTTTCCAACATCAAAGAGTTCCTCTTGAAATGGAAAGCGTCAATGCCTGAGGAGAGAAAGAAACCCGAGCGGCCGGAGATCTTTTTCCTGCCGCCGTTGAAGATGGTGTTGTCGTTCTTCGACCGCGAGGCTAGAAAACGCGCGCGGAGTCAGGATGAGAAGCAGAAGCAAACCGACGAGAAGACTGTGACAAAGTTGATCGAGAAATTGACCGAAAAGGAAGATAAGGACTGATGGCAGCGCTTGTAAGACCCGTTAATCAATTGCACGCGAAATTCGGCGACATGGTGAAGGAGAATGTTCCGTTGGCGCCGCTTACTTCCGCGCGCATCGGCGGACCAGCGGATATTTTCATCACGGTGAATACCGTCACGGAATTGGCGCGTGTGGTGAAATTTTTATGGAAGAATGAAATGCCGTTCACGATGTTGGGCGGCGGCTCGAACATCCTCGTCAGCGATAAAGGCGTGCGCGAGATCGTCGTGTTGAACCGCGCAAAGGGAGTGAAATTCCACGTGGGCGACCAGCCGTCCGTCGCGGCTGAATCGGGAGTCGTGTTCAGCAATCTCGCCAACCGCTGCGCGTCGAAGGGACTGGCGGGAATCGAATGGGCGGCGGCTGTCCCCGGCACGATCGGCGGCGCGGTGTATGGCAATGCCGGCGCGTTCGGCGGTGATGTGGCTGGCAATTTGATTTATGCCGAATTGCTGACCGAAAACGGAAGAGAAAAATTTAACGTCGAGCAGATGGGCTATGGCTATCGCACCAGTGTGATGAAACGCGGCGAGATCAAAGCCATCGTCCTTTCGGCGGAGTTGAGTTTAAAAAATTCAACGAAGGAAGATGTGACTGTTAAGATCCAGCAATTTCGGGCGCACCGCAAGACAACCCAGCCGCCCGGCGCGAGCATGGGTTCGATGTTCAAGAATCCGAGCGGCGATTATGCGGGACGTTTGATCGAAGTCTCGGGTTTGAAAGGCGCGCGCATCGGTAACGCCGAGATCAGCCCGTTGCATGGAAATTTCTTCATCAATCACGGCGCGACCCGCGCGCAAGATATCCGCGCGTTGATCAAACTGGCGCAGAAGACGGTGAAGGAGAAGCAAGGCGTCGAGTTGGAGTTGGAGATCGAGTTTGTTGGAGAGTGGTAAGGAGTAAGTAGTAATTGGTAATTGAAGAACACGGTGGTTGAGTAGCCCGTAGCGATAGCGGAGGGCGTATCGAAACCACCAGTGAGAAGAGAAAAATTGTAACAAGATTACTTTTGAAACAGTTGGTCTCGATACGTTCCTCGCTCCGCTCGGAACTACTCGACCAACGGATATGAATAAAACAAAATGACAAACAAACTTCGAGTGGCAGTGATCTTCGGTGGACGCTCCGGCGAACATGACGTTTCGCTGATGTCTGCGCGCTCGGTGTTGTCTGTGCTGGACCCCGCCAAATATGAAGTGACTCAAATTGGAATTACCCGCGAAGGCGCATGGCTAACTGGCGAGGATGTGATCGGCAGTTTCGAAAATGGCAAACTCGATGGGCTTGAGCATTTCGTCCTTTCGCCCGACCCATCCGATTCAATGCATGATGTTGATGTCTTCTTCCCCGTCCTCCACGGCACCTTTGGCGAAGACGGAACGATTCAAGGTTTGTTCGAAATGGCAGACGCGGCGTATGTTGGCGCGGGCGTGGTCGGTTCAGCGGTCGGCATGGACAAAGGCGTCTTCAAAGAAGTGATGCGCGCGAACAATATCCCGGTGGTCGAGTCGGTAATCGCCATGCGCGGCGATATTGAAAAGAACATGCAAACTGTGATCGAAAAGGCTGAGAAGGTCGGCGCGTATCCCTTGTTCGCCAAACCTGCGAATTTGGGTTCATCCGTCGGCGTGACGAAATGCCACAACCGCTCTGATCTGCAGGAAGGACTGATGGAAGCCGCACAGTTTGACCGACGCGTACTCATCGAACGCGGCGTAACCAATGCGCGTGAGATCGAGGTCAGTGTATTGGGCAATGACGAACCGGTCGCTTCGGTGTGCGGCGAAGTTTTGCCAAGCCGCGAGTTTTATTCGTACGAATCGAAATACATTGACGGCACATCGGGTTTGGAAATTCCCGCCAAGTTGCCGAAGGATGTGACGGAACAGATTCGTGAATACGCAGTCCGCGCGTATCAACTGATCGATTGCGCCGGCATGGCGAGAGTTGACTTCTTTGTTGAAAAGGACACTAACAAAATCTACCTCAACGAGCTGAACACGATCCCCGGCTTCACCAAGATCAGCATGTATCCCAAATTATGGGAAGCCAGTGGGTTGCCCTACGCCAAACTCGTTGACCGTTTGATCGAACTGGCAATGCAACGCAAAGCAGAGCGAGACCGCACCTCGCACATTTATCGGAGCCACGCATGAGCGAACGAAAAGAAATCACACGCGCCGAACAAGTCCGTTTGCGCCGCGAGCAGGAGCGCGCCAAAGAAATGCAACGGGCGATGAAGCAAGCTACGAAGCCGCTTCCGCCCGCGCGCACTAAACCTGAAAAGGCGAAGAAAGTCAGCGCGCCGAAACCCGCGAGCGGCAAACGGCGTTTCCAGATCGCGTTGCCGGAGGCGCCGCGCATCAACTTCCGCGCGATCCACATGCCGGCGATTCCGCGTCCGCGTTTTGGCTGGCGGATGATCTCGTCGCTCCTCGTTGTGTTGTGCGGCGCGGCGATCTATCTCGCGTTCACCCGTCCCGAATTGCGCGTGACCGAAGCGCAAGTGACCGGCAACCAAATCCTCTCACCTGCCGAAGTCAATTCGACGATCGGCGTTGCGGGACAGCCCATCTTTACGCTGATCCCCTCGGATTTGGAAACACGCCTCCGCCTCAACTACCCCGAAGTTGCCTCTGTCCATGTGAGCGCTTCACTCCCTAACCTGCTGACCGTGCATGTCATCGAGCGGAAGCCGGTCATCCGCTGGGAGCAGGGAGGCGAATACACGTGGATCGCGGAGGATGGAGTCGCGCTCCGTCCGCGCGGCGAAATGATTGGACTCATCTCCGTGTCGGCTGAGTCAGCCCCACCCGTGATTGGAAGCGGGACCGATCCCCTAACGCCGACTCCGTTTATTTCGGTCGAGATGGTCGAAGCGTTGAAAGGACTCGGCTGGCACGTCCCGCCGGGCGCGGTGATTTTGTATAACGAGGAGTTCGGTTTTGGTTGGAACGACCCGCGCGGCTGGCGCGCCTATTTCGGCACAACCGCCAGCGACGTGGAGTTGAAGATGCGCGTGTATGAACAGATGGTGAGTTCGCTGACGCAACGCGGCATCCGCCCGGCGTTGATCAACGTGACGTACCCGACCGCGCCGTATTATCGGATGAATCAATGATCTTGTAGGGGCGAGATTGTCTCGCCCCACGGAAAAAGGAATTATGGAAGAAATCGTAGTTGGCATTGACGTAGGCACGACAAAGATCTGCACCCTCGTGGGACGCGTGGAGGATGATAAATCCATCCGCATCCTTGGTGTGGGCATCGAACCTTCGGACGGAATCCGCAAGGGCATCATCGTTGATCTCGGCGCGGCGACGCAAGCCATCACGCGTTCGGTGAAGAAAGCCGAATCCACTTCGGGGTTGGAGATCACCTCCGCGTTGGTGAGCATTGCCGGCGCGCACGTTTCGTCGGTGAACAGCCGCGGCGCGATCGCCGTGAACGGAAATGTGATCGAGCAGTTCGATGTGGATCATGCGATGGAACAGGCGCGCGCGGTCGCCATTCCGCATGACCGGGAGATTATTCACGTCATCCAACGCGGCTTTTCTGTGGATGGGCAAGACGGCATCCGCAACCCGAAAGGGATGCACGGTTATCGGCTCGAAGTGGAGACTCACATCATCACCGCTTCCGCCGCGACGGTGGACAATCTACGTCACTGCGTGGGCGCGGGCGGCGTGAAGATTCAGGAATTTGTGTTGAACCCGCTTGCCTCCGGTGAAGCGGTGTTGACCGAGCAGGAACGTCAGATGGGCGTGGCGGTTTGTGACATCGGCGGCGGCACAGCGGATTTAGCGATCTACGTCAACGGCGATGTGTGGCACACGATGGTGCTGGCTGTCGGCGGGAATCACATCACGCAGGATGTGGCGCATGGGTTGCATCTTCCGCTCGCGCAAGCGGAAGAAGTGAAGAAACAGCAAGGTCATGCCGTGCGCGGCGAGGTCGGTTCGGAGGAATATTTCTCCGTGCGCCCGTTCGGCGAGGACCGCCCGGTGCAGATCAACCGGCAAGAACTGGCGGAGATCATCGAAGCGCGCGTGGCGGAAATCTTCTCGTTGATCTTGCAGGAGATCAAACGCTCCGGTTACGACGGTCTCTTGCCAGCCGGTATGGTGTTGACCGGCGGCACGTCCGCATTGCCCGGCATCAAACGCGTGGCAAGTGAAGTGTTGGGCATGCCCGTCCGCACGGCGCAGCCGGAGAATCTCTCCGGTCTCGTGGATCGGTTGAAATCACCGGCATATTCCACCGGTGTCGGTTTGTTGCAGTGGGTTGTCTCGATGCAGGATGAAGATATAAGCGCCGGACGAAACCGCCGCAGGAAAGGAGAAGCGCGTATGGATTTAGGGTTTATCAAGAAAATCGTCGGCAGGATTTTGCCGTAGCGAGTAAGGTGAGATTCGATTTGCCAAAGAGCGCTCAGAGTTCTCTGAGAAAAGAATCTAAAACTCACTGCGCTCTGTGATCTCTGCGGCAACGTAGAACTTTCACTCTTAAAATTTTGAATTACCGAATCAAAAGCAAGTATTATTCAACCACTGTTTGATGGAGGCTCAACATGGACTCGACCAATAAGCGCTACGAAGAAAAACAAGCAGAAGCGTTCGCTCGCATCAAAGTGATCGGTGTGGGCGGGGGTGGATCGAACGCCGTCAATCGCATGATTGACGAAGGCATTCAGGGCGTTGAATTCATCGTCGCGAACACCGACGCGCAAGCCCTGAAGATCGCCAAAGCGCCCGCGCATGTACGGCTTGGCGATAAACTCACGCGCGGGTTAGGCGCCGGCGGCAACCCGGAAGTGGGACGCAAAGCCGCGGAAGAATCGGCAGACGAACTGTATAAGGTTCTGCAAGGATCGGATATGGTCTTCGTCACGGCGGGCATGGGCGGCGGCACCGGCACCGGCGCGGCTCCCGTCGTCGCGCAGATCGCAAAAGAAAGCGGCGCGCTCACCATCGGCGTTGTGACGCGTCCGTTCACGTTCGAAGGCGGGCGGCGTTTGTCATCCGCTGAAGAGGGAATCGGCAAACTCAAAGAACACGCGGATACGTTGATCGCGATCCCCAACGACCGTTTGCTACAGATCGCAGACAAGCGCGCCTCGTTACAAGACGCGTTCCGCCTCGCGGATGACGTTTTGCATCAAGGTATTCAAGGCATTTCCGAGTTGATCACCATCCCCGGTCTCATCAACCTCGATTTCGCCGACGTGCGCGCGATCATGTCCGAGGGCGGAGCCGCCCTCATGGCGGTCGGAACCGGGTCCGGCGACGAACGCGCGAAGAAAGCCGCCGAGGACGCGATCTCATCCAAACTGCTCGACATCACGATTGACGGCGCGCGCGGCGTGCTGTTCAACGTCACCGGCGGTCCGAACATGACGCTCTTCGAAGTCAACCAAGCCGCGGCGATCATCCGCGAAACGGCTCACCCCGACGTGAACATGATCTTCGGCGCGGTCATTGACCCGAACATGGGCGACGAGATCCGCATCACCGTCATCGCGACCGGCTTCGAACGCAACTCGATGCCGCGCCGCGCGCTCGAACGCAACACGCGCGAGAACAAACGGACTCAAGCGGAAGTGTTTTCACGCCCGCTCGAATCCGTTTCGGTTCACGCCGACGTTCAGCCGGGTGAGGCGAAGTCAGCCTCGCTCCCCCCTGTGAGCAAAGACGATCTCGACATCCCGACTTTTCTGCGGAATCGTCGTTAATTCGTAGGGGCGGGAGAGAACCTCGCTCTTACGAAAAAAACAATTCGGTCGAGTTCATATCATTGCCTCCCCCAAAATCCGATGGACGTCAGTCGGTTTTTGGGGGAGGTGTCCGTAGGACGGTGGGGGTCTGAGGTAAAATAGAAACAATGAAAGCCAAAATTCCGCAGCCTGTTCATGAATCATACAAACGCCACCGCAGACAGTTCGTCTGGCAGATCATTCTCCCGGTTGCGTTCGCGGCGCTATTCATGATTGCGTTGATCGTGCTGATCAACGTCGCCACCTTTCAACAAGGCGGCGACGTGGGGCGCTGGGCGGCGATCTCTACGATCTGGATCGTTGTCCCTGTGATGATCGCGGGATTGATATTTCTTGTCATTCTCGGCGCGCTGGTCTATTTGATGAAGCGGATTTTGGGAATCACGCCGCGCTACACTGGTCTCGCGCAGGATTATGTCAACAAAGCCGTGGTCTACGTCAAACGCGGGACCGAGTTGGCGGTGAAGCCGGTGTTCTGGCTCGATGGCATTGGCGCGAGCGTCAAACGATTTTTTGGAAGGAAATAAACTCAACTCCGGAGTGCGTCGCACCCAACTCGTGAGGCTAATCAACCCTCGTTCTGTGCGACGCACCCTCACATGCAAAAGGAATCAACCATGAACAAAAGCAAAACCCTCCTCTTCGGCGCGCTCGTCGGCGCGTTCGCGGGACTCATCGCAGCGCTGTTGCTCAATCGCCGCGCGGAAAAGAACGAAAGCGAAACCGCGCTTACGGCTGGCGAGGGATTGAAACTCGGTATGCTGGTGTTCGGGTTGCTGCGGGCGATATCCAGTTTGGGGGATGAGAAGTAACCCTGAAATGAAAACCTTCAAACATTGGGCAGTCGAAAAACAAACCATCCTCATTGACGGGCGGAAGCAGGAAATCACCTGCTACGGCGGATCGAACGTCTCTGTCGAAGATGCACGCCGGGCAGCGCGAGAAAAAGCCGAAAAGGTACAACGAAAAATAGCGGGCGAAAAGCAACTCTTCGAAGAGTACGAGGTGGAAATTCGCGAGGAAGTGTTGAAAGCAGTTGACGACCACGCGGTCATCACGCGGAACCGCTACGGCGCGCAGGTTTTGAACGTCGAAAGGTTGATGATTCTCGATATTGACAAACCCGCCCCAGCCAAAGGAATTGGCGGGCTGTTCAAGAAAGCGGCGGATAAGCGCTCCCGCAAAGCGGAAATCTTCGATATGGTTCGCAAACTGGCGGCGACAAAATATAGCCAATACGGCTTTCGCATCTACGAAACGTATCAGGGCGCGCGGGTGATCGTGTTGGGCAGGGAGTTCGATCCGCGCGCGGGTGAAACCAAACAAATGATGGACGAGTTCAACTGCGATCCGCTATACACGATGCTCTGCATCAAGCAGGGATGTTATCGTGCAAGACTCACTCCCAAGCCTCATCGCCTGCGGATGCGCCGCTACAAAGTCCAGTTTCCGCGTGAAACGACTGATGTTCGGTTCGAGCAGTGGCTGACGCAATACGAAAATGCGAGCAAAGGCTTCAGCGTGTGCAAATTGATCGAGCAAATCGGGTCGAGCCAACCCGTCAATGAGGTAGTGCGGCTCCATGATGAGATTGCGGGAGTTGGGTTTCCGCAGAGGTTGGCGTAAAATTTAGATCGCGCCTCTCTTAGCCTAACGATAACTCACTCTCCGCCTTCACCGGAAAACGGACGAAAAATTTCCATCCATCGTTCGGGGTTGCCCAGCGCCTCCCAGCCGAATTGTTGATAAAGACCGTGCGCGTCGCGTGTTGCCAGCGTCCAGCGGCGGAGTCCTTGCAAGTCGGGGTGAGCGTGGACGGTTTCGATCAGCCATTTGCCAAGCCCGTGTGAGCGATAGTCCTCGTGAATGAACACATCGCATAGGTAGGCGAAGATCGCATAGTCAGTAACCACGCGCGCGAGACCGATCTGTTTATCCCTGTCATAAAGTCCAAATACGAGTGAATTTGCAAGCGCCCGCTCCGTTTGTTCGCGCGGGCGTCCCTTTGCCCAGTAGGCGCGGGAGAGGAAATCTACGATGGCGTTGAGGTCGAGCCGCGCGGGATCGTCGCTGATGGTGAAGTTATCGTGTTTCGCTTCGAATATTTTTTGCATGGCGAAAGTTTATCATGAGTGATAGCATTCAAGTTCACATGTCATTGCGAGACGGCTTCAGCCGTCGAAGCAATCTTCTCTATCCTGTGAACAATTGTTGGGTAGTGCGTTGAGATTGCTTCGCTTCGCTCGCAATGACATACACCAAGGAGACTCATGCTCAAGCCCATTCGTTGGAACACCTTTGTACGCGACTTCTTTGTTATCCAAATCGGATTTC contains the following coding sequences:
- the ftsA gene encoding cell division protein FtsA, giving the protein MEEIVVGIDVGTTKICTLVGRVEDDKSIRILGVGIEPSDGIRKGIIVDLGAATQAITRSVKKAESTSGLEITSALVSIAGAHVSSVNSRGAIAVNGNVIEQFDVDHAMEQARAVAIPHDREIIHVIQRGFSVDGQDGIRNPKGMHGYRLEVETHIITASAATVDNLRHCVGAGGVKIQEFVLNPLASGEAVLTEQERQMGVAVCDIGGGTADLAIYVNGDVWHTMVLAVGGNHITQDVAHGLHLPLAQAEEVKKQQGHAVRGEVGSEEYFSVRPFGEDRPVQINRQELAEIIEARVAEIFSLILQEIKRSGYDGLLPAGMVLTGGTSALPGIKRVASEVLGMPVRTAQPENLSGLVDRLKSPAYSTGVGLLQWVVSMQDEDISAGRNRRRKGEARMDLGFIKKIVGRILP
- the murC gene encoding UDP-N-acetylmuramate--L-alanine ligase, translated to MTHVHFIGIGGSGLSAIARLLLESGYKVSGSDRALTPFADEVRKAGATVYVGHHARNLSGADWVVRSSAIGDDNPEVRAAMRADIPVYKRADFLGELMSDKTGIAIAGTHGKTTTTAMTAWVLSQLKRDPSFIIGGMAKNFGVNAHAGKGNLFVIEADEYDNMFLGLKPQIEVVTSLEHDHPDFFPNFEAMYQSFETFTNLLPPDGTLIVCAEDPGAAALIPHARKTGRNVVGYGVQGEATMNTPLWVIARDIKPNQRGGFDFIASSNLKNTGLNSAEVSLQVPGEHNVRNALAALTVVDVLGLSRDKAAKALAKFSGTSRRFELRGEADGISIFDDYAHHPTEIKATLAGARARYPERRIWAVWQPHTYSRTHTLYLEFSRAFKDADEVIVTEVYAAREPKQNFTSAEIVSGMPHHSARFIETLNDVTKYLLENLKPGDVLIVLSAGDADKICVDVLKGLKERNSPS
- a CDS encoding D-alanine--D-alanine ligase family protein; this translates as MTNKLRVAVIFGGRSGEHDVSLMSARSVLSVLDPAKYEVTQIGITREGAWLTGEDVIGSFENGKLDGLEHFVLSPDPSDSMHDVDVFFPVLHGTFGEDGTIQGLFEMADAAYVGAGVVGSAVGMDKGVFKEVMRANNIPVVESVIAMRGDIEKNMQTVIEKAEKVGAYPLFAKPANLGSSVGVTKCHNRSDLQEGLMEAAQFDRRVLIERGVTNAREIEVSVLGNDEPVASVCGEVLPSREFYSYESKYIDGTSGLEIPAKLPKDVTEQIREYAVRAYQLIDCAGMARVDFFVEKDTNKIYLNELNTIPGFTKISMYPKLWEASGLPYAKLVDRLIELAMQRKAERDRTSHIYRSHA
- the murB gene encoding UDP-N-acetylmuramate dehydrogenase; this translates as MAALVRPVNQLHAKFGDMVKENVPLAPLTSARIGGPADIFITVNTVTELARVVKFLWKNEMPFTMLGGGSNILVSDKGVREIVVLNRAKGVKFHVGDQPSVAAESGVVFSNLANRCASKGLAGIEWAAAVPGTIGGAVYGNAGAFGGDVAGNLIYAELLTENGREKFNVEQMGYGYRTSVMKRGEIKAIVLSAELSLKNSTKEDVTVKIQQFRAHRKTTQPPGASMGSMFKNPSGDYAGRLIEVSGLKGARIGNAEISPLHGNFFINHGATRAQDIRALIKLAQKTVKEKQGVELELEIEFVGEW
- the ftsZ gene encoding cell division protein FtsZ; translated protein: MDSTNKRYEEKQAEAFARIKVIGVGGGGSNAVNRMIDEGIQGVEFIVANTDAQALKIAKAPAHVRLGDKLTRGLGAGGNPEVGRKAAEESADELYKVLQGSDMVFVTAGMGGGTGTGAAPVVAQIAKESGALTIGVVTRPFTFEGGRRLSSAEEGIGKLKEHADTLIAIPNDRLLQIADKRASLQDAFRLADDVLHQGIQGISELITIPGLINLDFADVRAIMSEGGAALMAVGTGSGDERAKKAAEDAISSKLLDITIDGARGVLFNVTGGPNMTLFEVNQAAAIIRETAHPDVNMIFGAVIDPNMGDEIRITVIATGFERNSMPRRALERNTRENKRTQAEVFSRPLESVSVHADVQPGEAKSASLPPVSKDDLDIPTFLRNRR
- a CDS encoding GNAT family N-acetyltransferase; the encoded protein is MQKIFEAKHDNFTISDDPARLDLNAIVDFLSRAYWAKGRPREQTERALANSLVFGLYDRDKQIGLARVVTDYAIFAYLCDVFIHEDYRSHGLGKWLIETVHAHPDLQGLRRWTLATRDAHGLYQQFGWEALGNPERWMEIFRPFSGEGGE
- a CDS encoding CvpA family protein, with the translated sequence MMSIVVVFWMYVFLFAIIGGMRGWAKELLVTFSAILALAISHVLRRYVPLVSGMDDKDINLFWARIIILGVLVYFGYQTVVSVQHLASRAVRERVQDTLIGVLLGGINGYFISGSVLYYLNVAGYPFPKLMSPPAEAGLINTVNQMMLYMPPALFGDPYIYFAIIIAFVFVIVVYI
- a CDS encoding FtsQ-type POTRA domain-containing protein, with the translated sequence MSERKEITRAEQVRLRREQERAKEMQRAMKQATKPLPPARTKPEKAKKVSAPKPASGKRRFQIALPEAPRINFRAIHMPAIPRPRFGWRMISSLLVVLCGAAIYLAFTRPELRVTEAQVTGNQILSPAEVNSTIGVAGQPIFTLIPSDLETRLRLNYPEVASVHVSASLPNLLTVHVIERKPVIRWEQGGEYTWIAEDGVALRPRGEMIGLISVSAESAPPVIGSGTDPLTPTPFISVEMVEALKGLGWHVPPGAVILYNEEFGFGWNDPRGWRAYFGTTASDVELKMRVYEQMVSSLTQRGIRPALINVTYPTAPYYRMNQ
- a CDS encoding UDP-N-acetylglucosamine--N-acetylmuramyl-(pentapeptide) pyrophosphoryl-undecaprenol N-acetylglucosamine transferase; protein product: MYPALAVHSALTAKIADVDTLWVGGRGDMEETLVKRQGIAFESVPAAGVHGVDLASLPRNLALLAQGVVAARRILKEFKPDVLFFTGGYVAVPVAVAGYSIPTLLFVPDIEPGLALKSLTRFANEIAVITSQSQKYFRKKVRETGYPIRPDLALWDRETATRHLGISGGFPVLLVFGGSQGARSINLAALNNLRDLLAKFEIVHLTGDADWTYVKHMREQLPMELAARYHVLPYLHEMGAALAAADLVVSRAGASVLGEFPLFGLPAVLVPYPHAWRYQKVNAEFLAYRGAAVILEDQRLNNELMMTLNVLLDNRNKMKSMRAAMFELSHPRAAEKIASILMELAGVKSP